The DNA region ATGCCTTCCAACTCGAGAATGTTCTCGCCGAATGACCCCTCCGCCTCTTCCTGAGCGGCTGCAGTCATGGCCGCCGCCTTCCTCCCTCGGCACCTCTTCCGAATTGGCACCGGTAGCGGCAGCTTCTTGAGCCTACGACTTCTCAGCTCCAGATAATCACCGTAAGCACCCTCTTTCCCCTCCCACTGCGTCCGCTTCTTCTTCATGCGTTGCAgtgcgagcgagcgagcgcggGTGCAGACCCCGAGCGGCGCGGAGGTGACTTCCATGATGGCAACCTCAAGGGAGAACTTGTCCTTGTTCATGTACTTACCCACAACTTGGTGGGGCTGGGCAAGCTAGGGTTTCAGGGCAGACATCCCTAGGTGCGCCAAGCGATTCTGTGTGGTGGGGCGATAAAGGCTAGGGTTGGCGGGGATTAAATGGTAGGCGGGGTGAGGATGGTGTGAGTAGGGCAAAGCCGAGAATAATGGGGAGatgagaggaaggggaggataTGAAGGATGTAGAGAGGGGAAGGAGGATTTTCAGGGTCTTCTTTGCAAATAATTTCTAGACGAACGTTATATATTTGTATTTTTTTGGAGTATAGATGCTTTATTTGGAACATTGTGTATGTATTTTTATTTATTAAATGTATGTTTTAGATGCCATCCTCAATTCTTTGTGTATATCTTATAACCTATATGCACAAAAAATGAAAGCATATCTGTATACATTGAAAATAAAAACAAAAATATATTTGTATCATTAGAGTTATTCCAGCTATACCTTTGTCATTGGAATTCACAGTTAGCTATGAGGATTGTGTAAACAAATATCTGCAATTGTGGCATTATTTCTTACTACGGTAAGGTATAATAGCATGCCAAACTACTAGCTATCTTGAATGATCAAAATTAATCGGTGCTATAATATGATGAGTGGAGCTAAAAGAAACGCTATGACATTCATTTGATGCCAAATTTGGTTCGCGTGCTTTAAAGATTCAACAAAATCTAGAGACATACAATTTAGTTTAAATCAATTCTATGTCAATAAGGATGAGAAAAAAATGATACATATCTTTTGAATCTTTGGCCTTGGGCATGTCCCTATTGCTCCTCTAGGCTATTGATTTGTATATTTATAACCTTCTCCTCTGGACATAGACATGAGACACAAATAGATTGCTTTTTATTTATTAAAATTTTTATCATGCTATGAATATATtttttattgtgattattatgTGAATTGAGGTTTTTATAGTAAAAATTGCACAATGTGATATATGTCCACTTCTTGGACATATAATGACCATTTACTTCTAAATGTCATTGGATAGTTGGGAAAACTTTGATATCCACTTAGGCAATAATAGTTGTATCGTGTTGCACAACAGACATATAGTGAAATATTACACCATCAAATCCATCTGATTTTTATACACAACACAcataaataaaaata from Panicum hallii strain FIL2 chromosome 9, PHallii_v3.1, whole genome shotgun sequence includes:
- the LOC112872829 gene encoding cyclin-dependent kinase inhibitor 4-like; translated protein: MTKLAQPHQVVGKYMNKDKFSLEVAIMEVTSAPLGVCTRARSLALQRMKKKRTQWEGKEGAYGDYLELRSRRLKKLPLPVPIRKRCRGRKAAAMTAAAQEEAEGSFGENILELEGMDRSTRETTPCSLVILETISTRGSTTRPSHSSHRRVQVPVRTISISWKELFADTERQQQQAFIDKYNFDPVNDCPLPGRYEWVMLD